A genome region from Anolis carolinensis isolate JA03-04 chromosome 6, rAnoCar3.1.pri, whole genome shotgun sequence includes the following:
- the psmd11 gene encoding 26S proteasome non-ATPase regulatory subunit 11, giving the protein MAAAAGLEFQRAQSLLTTDREASIGILHSIVKRDVQENDEEAVQVKEQSILELGSLLAKTGQAEELGGLLKYVRPFLNSISKAKAARLVRSLLDLFLDMEAATGQEVDLCLECIEWAKSEKRTFLRQALEARLVSLYFDTKRYQEALQLGSQLLRELKKMDDKALLVEVQLLESKTYHALSNLPKARAALTSARTTANAIYCPPKLQAALDMQSGIIHAAEEKDWKTAYSYFYEAFEGYDSIDSPKAITALKYMLLCKIMLNLPEDVQALVSGKLALRYAGRQTEALKCVAQASKNRSLDDFKKALKDYKVELRDDPIINTHLGKLYDNLLEQNLIRVIEPFSRVQIEHISSLIKLSKADVERKLSQMILDKKFHGILDQGEGVLIIFDEPPVDKTYEAALETIQNMSKVVDSLYNKAKKLT; this is encoded by the exons ATGGCGGCTGCGGCGGGCTTGGAGTTCCAGCGTGCCCAGTCTTTGCTGACTACCGACCGCGAGGCCTCCATAGGCATCCTGCACTCGATAG TGAAACGTGATGTCCAGGAGAATGATGAAGAGGCGGTGCAAGTCAAGGAGCAGAGCATCTTGGAACTGGGGAGTCTCTTGGCCAAGACGGGGCAGGCAGAAG AGCTTGGAGGCCTTCTGAAGTATGTGCGTCCTTTCTTGAACTCCATCAGCAAGGCAAAGGCAGCCCGCCTGGTTAGATCTCTGCTAGACCTGTTCCTAGATATGGAAGCAGCAACAGGACAGGAG GTTGACCTGTGTCTTGAATGTATTGAGTGGGCCAAATCAGAGAAGAGGACATTCCTGCGCCAAGCTCTTGAG GCAAGACTGGTGTCTTTGTACTTTGACACTAAAAGGTACCAAGAAGCATTGCAGTTAG GTTCACAGCTTTTGCGGGAATTGAAGAAGATGGACGACAAGGCCCTGTTAGTTGAAGTGCAGCTCCTAGAGAGCAAGACCTACCATGCCTTGAGCAACTTGCCAAAAGCAAGAGCAGCATTAACCTCAGCCCGGACCACCGCTAATGCAATCTATTGCCCACCCAAGTTGCAGGCAGCTTTGGATATGCAGTCGG GCATCATCCACGCAGcagaagaaaaagattggaagACTGCATATTCTTATTTTTATGAGGCATTTGAAGGTTACGATTCCATTGATAGCCCAAAAGCCATCACAGCATTGAAGTATATGTTGCTGTGCAAGATCATGCTGAATTT GCCTGAGGATGTGCAGGCATTGGTGAGCGGGAAGCTCGCACTGCGGTATGCAGGCAGACAG ACAGAAGCGCTAAAATGTGTGGCCCAGGCAAGTAAAAATCGATCGCTGGATGACTTCAAAAAG GCTCTCAAAGATTACAAAGTGGAACTCAGGGACGACCCCATCATCAACACACACTTGGGCAAACTTTATGATAACTTATTGGAACAAAACCTGATCAGGGTTATTGAGCCTTTCTCCAGAGTGCAG ATTGAACACATATCTAGCCTTATCAAGCTGTCCAAG GCAGATGTGGAAAGGAAACTCTCTCAGATGATACTGGACAAGAAATTCCACG GGATCCTTGACCAAGGTGAAGGCGTCCTGATTATTTTTGATGAACCGCCTGTAGACAAAACATACGAAGCTGCTCTGGAGACCATTCAAAATATGAGTAAAGTAGTGGATTCATTATACAACAAAGCCAAGAAACTAACATAG